The genomic region TGACCCATATACGAGTACTTGACCCACTGTCCCAAAACCAGTGTTCCAGAATAGTCCTGATCTTTACCGATCAGCATATTGATCAAGGTTGTTTTGCCTGATCCATTAGCACCGACGATGCCTACCCTTTCGCCGCCCCTGATTTGAAAGCCAGCATCCGCAAAAAGCACCACATCGCCAAATGATTTCCTCAGATTCTCGGCCCACGCAATCTTTTTGCTCACATGCCTAACCTGTTTAAACGTTAGTTTCGGACCGCTCCTAGTGGCAAGATGCTCCTGGGTTCTCAGTTTCTGCAGGCTTTCACCAAGCTCTGTTTTGAGCCTCTTTACCTGCTTTTCTCTACTCTTAGCAGCTTTAATCTTTCCCCTACTTTTTAAACCCTGAATAGTTCGGTTCATATTTTTTACTGTCCAGCGCAGAGTTTTCTGCTGATTAAACAAATATTCCTGGAGCTGCTCTTTATGCTTGAGGTAGCTGCTGTAGTTGCCACTGCGCGCAGTGATTTTTCCGTTATCCAGCTCCGCAGTTCGCGTCGCCACCCGATCGAGGAAGTACCTGTCATGGGAAACCAGCAGCACACCTCCTTGAAATTTGCGTAAGAACTGCTCAAACCACTCTATAGCTCGAATATCCAAATGATTAGTGGGTTCATCTAACAGCAGCAGATCCGGTGACCCCAGCAGTATTTGCGCCACCGCCACCCGCATCCGCTCTCCACCGCTGAGTTTATTAAGAGGAGTGTTAAGGGCTTCCATTTTTAAGCCGAGATGATACAAGTGCTTCTTGATATTCGTCTCGATGTTATAACCGTCGACTGCTTCGTACTGCGCTTGAAGTCTGGCATAGCGATTCAGCAGTCTTTGGTAAGCTTCTTCATCCGCCTGGACAACCGCCATCTGCTGTTCAAGCTTTCTTAGCTCCTGCTCTAAGCGGGACACCTGCTCATAATAAGCTGAAGTTTTTCCTTCCGATCCAGCTCCTGCTATATCCTGCAGATCCTGGGAAAGATAGCCAATCTTTGTACTCCGGGCAGTTGTCACACTGCCGCTGTCAGCAGTTTCTAACCCCATGGCTATTTTCAAAAGCGTGG from Bacillota bacterium harbors:
- a CDS encoding ABC-F family ATP-binding cassette domain-containing protein — encoded protein: MSLLIIDRVSKSFRNKIVLDNVSLRIEKGERVALIGPNGAGKSTLLKIAMGLETADSGSVTTARSTKIGYLSQDLQDIAGAGSEGKTSAYYEQVSRLEQELRKLEQQMAVVQADEEAYQRLLNRYARLQAQYEAVDGYNIETNIKKHLYHLGLKMEALNTPLNKLSGGERMRVAVAQILLGSPDLLLLDEPTNHLDIRAIEWFEQFLRKFQGGVLLVSHDRYFLDRVATRTAELDNGKITARSGNYSSYLKHKEQLQEYLFNQQKTLRWTVKNMNRTIQGLKSRGKIKAAKSREKQVKRLKTELGESLQKLRTQEHLATRSGPKLTFKQVRHVSKKIAWAENLRKSFGDVVLFADAGFQIRGGERVGIVGANGSGKTTLINMLIGKDQDYSGTLVLGQWVKYSYMGQEILFDDERQTILELILSQRKLSEPDARDHLARFQFYGEDVDKRIEVLSGGERARLYLACVMLEDRDCLILDEPTNHLDMEAREAVEQALQAFQGTIIAVTHDRQFLTNCCTKILEIDAGTITTYDGNYEVYRNLKAAADMEQELEKIDSKAKQQRVRRSHPSVPAQSADPQALERKIAELEEKAAEMEKSFNAETSVEEYEEYGQLLQKIDTLYSEWGTLVSSNGQEDCHGQDY